The Populus trichocarpa isolate Nisqually-1 chromosome 11, P.trichocarpa_v4.1, whole genome shotgun sequence genome has a segment encoding these proteins:
- the LOC7483635 gene encoding uncharacterized protein LOC7483635 has protein sequence MEEGKEITTSLKKLDLNSNIMTSTPSKSSLFSPALQSPGLLSCRRRRPGKSKPPSLLSLCLGVVGKNLQDIIAHLSDISIAFPPHIKMTIAAIARRRKMLCDEVIIPLADTSWEILDISGSEVTDSGLIEVTKTCKFLRAVDISRCNKITASSVSVLVEHCKSLQTLRCGGCPRSDYTARCCLTLLKPKLDDMVGDSWEELDTAEISHNAESLHWLVWPKIDKDSLEILATECPRISVNPKRSPFGFRGKDIPVEAFPDTALDDLFVQEINPSTWAANGITLKPVSPILSNSKELSLAEKFRLAFVERDTRLAPKRAKNARQHQRRSDREWMTMSAESKAIVLASQVSKSLHGRN, from the exons ATGGAAGAGGGGAAAGAAATTACAACCTCTTTGAAGAAACTCGATTTGAATTCCAATATTATGACATCTACTCCTTCCAAGTCTTCCCTCTTTTCCCCAGCCCTTCAATCCCCTG GATTGTTAAGCTGTCGTCGCCGTCGTCCTGGCAAGTCGAAACCTCCAAGTTTATTGAGCTTGTGCCTCGGAGTTGTTGGCAAGAATTTACAAGATATTATTGCCCACTTGAGTGACATTTCTATCGCCTTTCCTCCGCATATTAAG ATGACAATTGCAGCAATTGCCAGGAGAAGGAAAATGCTATGTGATGAGGTTATCATTCCTTTAGCTGATACTTCCTGGGAGATACTTGACATTTCTGGCTCAGAAGTTACTGATTCTGGTTTAATAGAAGTGACCAAAACTTGTAAATTTCTTCGAGCTGTGGATATAAG TCGATGCAACAAAATTACTGCTTCTAGTGTTTCTGTACTTGTGGAGCACTGCAAGTCCCTGCAAACATTGAGATGCGG AGGATGCCCAAGGAGTGACTACACAGCACGCTGCTGCTTGACTCTGTTGAAACCAAAGCTGGATGATATGGTAGGAGATTCATGGGAGGAACTTGACACTGCTGAAATCAGTCATAATGCTGAATCCTTGCATTGGCTTGTGTGG CCAAAGATTGATAAAGATTCACTGGAGATCTTGGCAACTGAGTGCCCACGTATTTCAGTAAATCCGAAGCGGTCACCCTTTGGCTTTAGAGGAAAGGATATTCCCGTAGAAGCTTTTCCAGATACTGCTCTGGATGATCTGTTTGTTCAGGAGATTAATCCCAGCACGTGGGCAGCAAACGGGATTACATTAAAACCTGTTTCTCCAATTCTTTCGAACTCCAAGGAGTTGTCCTTGGCTGAAAAATTTAGACTTGCCTTTGTGGAAAGAGATACACGATTAGCACCAAAGCGAGCTAAGAATGCAAGACAGCATCAGCGTCGCTCAGACAGGGAGTGGATGACGATGAGTGCTGAATCAAAGGCCATAGTCCTGGCCTCTCAAGTGAGCAAATCCCTGCATGGTAGGAACTAA
- the LOC7483636 gene encoding AUGMIN subunit 4, producing MVKGGVQNPGLAADVSQVIDQLERHCLAPDGSLVSKSAFSDLQLAREDMSRERLRYLEALAIYCEAIAMVEEYQQQGVSMANLGGIRDVQGSNSSPQVYETLEHRLVVAEAAQKLRLPLISKDGEIHEEEIEKWTVMSRSSLDSTSTSVTISSTSNSINYTNSSANSTASAANNAAFLTNNDSTEPGVGGVPNRFLGITPAYLWQTHLQQMPFMMDIAEYQMSLSCEVEARLKAKCIKLADAFVDDIDSMPVNQNSTARLPERVKLIIEEIEKEEAALREDLYSADRKFAEYYNVLEQILGVLIKLVKDLKLQHQHKYDELQKTWLCKRCETMSAKLRVLEHVLLLETYTQESIPALHKIRKYLVEATEEASIAYNKAVTRLREYQGVDPHFDTIARQYHDIVKKLENMQWTIHQVEMDLKRLPDHPRA from the exons ATGGTGAAGGGAGGAGTGCAAAACCCAGGATTAGCAGCGGATGTGAGTCAGGTGATTGATCAGTTGGAACGGCACTGTTTGGCACCCGACGGATCTCTTGTCTCCAAATCCGCCTTCTCCGACCTCCAACTC GCCAGAGAGGATATGTCCAGGGAGAGATTGCGCTACTTAGAAGCTTTG GCAATTTATTGTGAAGCAATTGCCATGGTGGAAGAGTATCAACAGCAGGGTGTTTCCATGGCTAATCTTGGAGGAATTCGAGATGTCCAAGGCTCGAACAGCTCTCctcag GTTTATGAGACTCTAGAGCACCGCTTAGTCGTTGCAGAAGCAGCTCAGAAATTGAGGCTTCCTCTTATATCGAAGGATGGTGAGATCCATGAGGAGGAAATTGAAAAATGGACTGTAATGTCTCGAAGTTCCCTTGATAGTACAAGTACCAGTGTTACCATCAGCTCAACCTCTAACTCCATCAATTATACGAACAGTTCTGCAAACAGCActgcaagtgcagcaaacaATGCCGCTTTTCTTACTAATAATGACTCAACAGAACCTGGAGTTGGTGGCGTTCCTAATCGCTTTCTTGGCATAACACCTGCCTATTTGTGGCAAACTCATCTTCAACAAATGCCATTCATGATG GACATTGCTGAATATCAGATGTCTCTTTCATGTGAGGTTGAGGCTCGCTTGAAAGCTAAATGCATTAAGTTAGCTGAtgcttttgttgatgatatcg ATTCAATGCCTGTTAATCAAAATTCAACTGCTCGCCTTCCAGAGAG GGTCAAGTTGATAATTgaggaaattgaaaaggaagaagCAGCCCTGCGAGAGGATCTTTATTCTGCAGATAGAAAATTTGCTGAATATTACAAT GTTTTAGAGCAGATACTTGGCGTGCTTATTAAGCTTGTCAAAGATTTGAAGCTGCAACATCAACATAAATAT GATGAACTACAGAAGACTTGGTTGTGTAAAAGGTGTGAGACCATGAGtgcaaaactaag GGTTCTGGAGCATGTTCTCCTTCTTGAAACTTATACTCAGGAATCAATACCAGCTCTTCATAAAATAAG GAAATATCTTGTCGAGGCCACAGAAGAAGCTTCTATTGCATACAATAAAGCG GTTACACGCCTGCGTGAATATCAAGGTGTTGATCCTCACTTTGACACAATCGCAAGACAGTACCATGATATTGTAAAG AAATTGGAAAACATGCAATGGACAATCCATCAAGTTGAAATGGACCTGAAACGGTTACCAGATCATCCAAGAGCTTAA